The Gasterosteus aculeatus chromosome 8, fGasAcu3.hap1.1, whole genome shotgun sequence genome has a window encoding:
- the opa1 gene encoding dynamin-like GTPase OPA1, mitochondrial isoform X3: MLRVGNKAACLACRNLVSTNMGVRFRVPLQKLHPLSRAIHHRYSGNTNPQRPPHRTAARYFTSMSRLPMRPPKPPPGSGGRGHQQQRNFWVASLAARLLKLRYILLGSAVGGGYTAKKTYDEWKEMLPDFSEYNWVIPDFVWELSEQIDLDKLAKALPEIEEIAKLLPDFDKIGENFTFLKSLLSSGVSLGSEVKGASGLHLLLETSGDPPLKATDSSTAAAQEGSDKQYKKSSDKERVDLLQEELLRTQLKYQRMLERLEKENKELRKVVLQKDDKGIHQRKVKKSLIDLYSEVLDILSDYDANYNTQDHLPRVVVVGDQSAGKTSVLEMIAQARIFPRGSGEMMTRSPVKVTLSEGPHHVAMFKDSGREFDLSKEEDLAALRHEIELRMRKSVKAGQTVSCETISLSVKGPGIQRMVLVDLPGVISTVTAGMASDTKETIFSISKAYMQNPNAIILCIQDGSVDAERSIVTDLVSQMDPQGKRTIFVLTKVDLAEKNLASPNRIQQIVEGKLFPMKALGYFAVVTGKGSSGESIDSIKDYEEEFFQNSRLLKDGMLKAHQVTTKNLSLAVSDCFWKMVRESVEQQADVFKASRFNLETEWKNNYPRLRELDRNELFEKAKNEILDEVISLSQVTPQHWEAILQKKLWERVSTHVIENIYLPAAQTMDSGTFNTTVDIKLKQWTDKQLPHKALEVAWETLQEEFARFMAEYKGKDQDDIFDKLKEAVKDESIKRHKWNERAMDSLRVIQHNALEDRSITDKPQWDAAIQFMEETLQSRLKDTESVIRDMVGPGWRQRWLNWMNRTPDQHIRNETKNELERLLKLHDEHTAYLANDEVTTVRKNLEGRGVEVDPVLIKDTWHQLYRRHFLQKALSHCNLCKRGFYYYQRHFVDSELECNDVVLFWRIQRMLVITANTLRQQLTNTEVRRLEKNVKEVLDDFGEDMEKKTHLITGRRVQLAEDLKKVREIQEKLEAFIEALHKEK; encoded by the exons ATGCTGCGTGTCGGGAATAAAGCTGCCTG CCTGGCCTGCAGAAATCTGGTCTCCACCAACATGGGGGTGAGATTTCGGGTACCGCTGCAGAAGCTGCACCCTCTGTCACGTGCCATCCACCACCGCTACTCTGGAAACACCAACCCCCAGCGACCCCCTCACCGCACGGCAGCCCGCTACTTTACCTCCATGTCACGGTTGCCCATGCGGCCTCCCAAGCCTCCCCCAGGGTCAGGGGGCCGcggccaccagcagcagcgcAACTTCTGGGTGGCAAGCCTCGCTGCCCGCCTGCTGAAGCTCCGATACATTCTGCTGGGCTCGGCAGTGGGCGGAGGGTACACCGCTAAAAAG ACCTATGATGAGTGGAAGGAGATGCTACCTGATTTTAGTGAATACAACTGGGTCATACCGGATTTTGTCTGGGAACTGAGTGAACAAATTGATCTTG ATAAACTGGCCAAAGCTCTGCCAGAGATCGAGGAAATAGCTAAATTACTTCCTGACTTTGATAAGATAGGCGAGAACTTCACTTTCCTCAAAAGCCTCCTGTCCTCTG GTGTGAGTTTGGGTAGTGAAGTCAAAGGAGCTTCTGGTCTGCATCTGTTGTTAG AAACATCAGGCGATCCTCCGCTAAAAGCCACAGACTCTTCGACTGCAGCCGCACAAGAAGGCAGcgacaaacaatacaaaaag TCATCGGACAAAGAAAGAGTAGACCTGCTTCAAGAAGAACTGCTCCGTACGCAG CTAAAATATCAGCGCATGCTGGAAaggctggagaaggagaatAAAGAGCTGAGGAAAGTGGTGCTGCAAAAAGACGATAAAGGGATTCACCAAAGGAAAGTCAAG AAATCCCTTATTGACCTGTATTCTGAAGTCCTGGACATCTTGTCAGACTATGATGCCAACTACAACACCCAGGATCACCTTCCCAGG GTGGTTGTGGTTGGCGATCAGAGTGCTGGGAAGACCAGTGTGCTGGAGATGATCGCGCAGGCCAGGATCTTCCCCCGGGGCTCAGGAGAGATGATGACCCGCTCTCCTGTCAAG GTAACACTGAGCGAAGGCCCACACCACGTAGCCATGTTTAAGGACAGTGGCCGAGAGTTTGACCTTTCTAAGGAGGAGGAC CTCGCTGCTCTGAGGCATGAGATTGAgctgaggatgaggaagagtgTGAAGGCGGGACAGACCGTCAGCTGTGAG ACAATATCCTTGAGTGTTAAAGGCCCCGGCATCCAGAGGATGGTGCTTGTTGACTTACCAGGAGTCATCAGT ACTGTGACTGCAGGCATGGCGTCGGATACAAAGGAAACCATCTTTAGCATCAGCAAGGCATACATGCAGAACCCCAATGCAATCATCCTTTGTATTCAGG ATGGCAGCGTGGATGCAGAGAGGAGCATTGTAACAGACTTGGTGAGCCAGATGGACCCACAGGGGAAGAGGACAATCTTTGTCCTGACCAAGGTGGACTTGGCTGAGAAAAACCTGGCCAGCCCAAAccga ATCCAGCAAATAGTGGAAGGAAAGCTGTTTCCCATGAAGGCCCTGGGCTACTTTGCAGTGGTGACAGGAAAAG GAAGCAGCGGGGAAAGCATTGACTCCATTAAAGACTACGAGGAAGAATTCTTCCAGAACTCTAGATTACTAAA GGACGGCATGCTGAAGGCCCACCAAGTGACAACAAAGAACCTGAGCTTGGCCGTCTCCGACTGCTTCTGGAAGATGGTTAGGGAGTCTGTTGAGCAGCAAGCGGATGTCTTCAAAG CATCTCGCTTCAACCTGGAGACTGAGTGGAAGAACAACTACCCTCGCctgagagagctggacagg AATGAACTCTTCGAAAAGGCCAAAAATGAAATCTTGGATGAAGTCATTAGTTTGAGTCAAGTGACTCCACAACACTG GGAGGCCATCTTGCAAAAGAAGTTGTGGGAACGCGTTTCCACCCATGTGATTGAAAACATCTACCTGCCTGCTGCCCAAACAATGGACTCTGGTACCTTTAACACCACTGTAGACATCAAGCTCAAGCAGTGGACCGACAAGCAGCTTCCACACAAAGCGCTTGAG GTTGCCTGGGAGACGCTGCAGGAAGAGTTTGCCCGCTTCATGGCTGAATACAAAGGCAAAGACCAGGACGACATTTTTGACAAGTTGAAGGAGGCTGTGAAGGACGAGAGCATCAAGAGGCACAAGTGGAATGAGAGGGCCATGGACAGCCTG agggtgATCCAGCACAATGCCCTCGAAGACCGCTCCATCACAGACAAGCCCCAGTGGGATGCAGCCATCCAGTTCATGGAGGAGACCCTGCAGTCACGCCTCAAAGACA CTGAGTCAGTAATCAGAGACATGGTCGGTCCAGGCTGGAGGCAGAGGTGGCTGAACTGGATGAACCGCACACCAGATCAG CACATTCGTAATGAGACAAAGAATGAGCTGGAGCGCTTGCTGAAGCTACACGATGAGCACACAGCCTACTTGGCCAATGACGAGGTCACCACAGTCAGGAAGAATCTGGAGGGGCGAGGGGTTGAAGTTGACCCTGTGCTG ATCAAGGACACGTGGCATCAGCTGTATCGCCGACACTTCTTGCAGAAGGCGCTGTCCCACTGTAATCTCTGCAAGAGAGGCTTCTACTACTACCAGAGGCACTTTGTCGACTCTGAG TTGGAGTGCAATGATGTGGTTCTTTTCTGGAGAATCCAGAGGATGCTGGTCATCACAGCTAACACGCTCCGACAACAGCTCACCAACACTGAGG TGCGCCGACTGGAGAAAAATGTaaaggaggtgctggatgactTTGGAGAAGACATGGAGAAGAAAACCCACCTCATCACCGGCCGCCGAGTTCAGCTTGCCGAGGATCTCA
- the opa1 gene encoding dynamin-like GTPase OPA1, mitochondrial isoform X4, with the protein MLRVGNKAACLACRNLVSTNMGVRFRVPLQKLHPLSRAIHHRYSGNTNPQRPPHRTAARYFTSMSRLPMRPPKPPPGSGGRGHQQQRNFWVASLAARLLKLRYILLGSAVGGGYTAKKTYDEWKEMLPDFSEYNWVIPDFVWELSEQIDLDKLAKALPEIEEIAKLLPDFDKIGENFTFLKSLLSSETSGDPPLKATDSSTAAAQEGSDKQYKKSSDKERVDLLQEELLRTQLKYQRMLERLEKENKELRKVVLQKDDKGIHQRKVKKSLIDLYSEVLDILSDYDANYNTQDHLPRVVVVGDQSAGKTSVLEMIAQARIFPRGSGEMMTRSPVKVTLSEGPHHVAMFKDSGREFDLSKEEDLAALRHEIELRMRKSVKAGQTVSCETISLSVKGPGIQRMVLVDLPGVISTVTAGMASDTKETIFSISKAYMQNPNAIILCIQDGSVDAERSIVTDLVSQMDPQGKRTIFVLTKVDLAEKNLASPNRIQQIVEGKLFPMKALGYFAVVTGKGSSGESIDSIKDYEEEFFQNSRLLKDGMLKAHQVTTKNLSLAVSDCFWKMVRESVEQQADVFKASRFNLETEWKNNYPRLRELDRNELFEKAKNEILDEVISLSQVTPQHWEAILQKKLWERVSTHVIENIYLPAAQTMDSGTFNTTVDIKLKQWTDKQLPHKALEVAWETLQEEFARFMAEYKGKDQDDIFDKLKEAVKDESIKRHKWNERAMDSLRVIQHNALEDRSITDKPQWDAAIQFMEETLQSRLKDTESVIRDMVGPGWRQRWLNWMNRTPDQHIRNETKNELERLLKLHDEHTAYLANDEVTTVRKNLEGRGVEVDPVLIKDTWHQLYRRHFLQKALSHCNLCKRGFYYYQRHFVDSELECNDVVLFWRIQRMLVITANTLRQQLTNTEVRRLEKNVKEVLDDFGEDMEKKTHLITGRRVQLAEDLKKVREIQEKLEAFIEALHKEK; encoded by the exons ATGCTGCGTGTCGGGAATAAAGCTGCCTG CCTGGCCTGCAGAAATCTGGTCTCCACCAACATGGGGGTGAGATTTCGGGTACCGCTGCAGAAGCTGCACCCTCTGTCACGTGCCATCCACCACCGCTACTCTGGAAACACCAACCCCCAGCGACCCCCTCACCGCACGGCAGCCCGCTACTTTACCTCCATGTCACGGTTGCCCATGCGGCCTCCCAAGCCTCCCCCAGGGTCAGGGGGCCGcggccaccagcagcagcgcAACTTCTGGGTGGCAAGCCTCGCTGCCCGCCTGCTGAAGCTCCGATACATTCTGCTGGGCTCGGCAGTGGGCGGAGGGTACACCGCTAAAAAG ACCTATGATGAGTGGAAGGAGATGCTACCTGATTTTAGTGAATACAACTGGGTCATACCGGATTTTGTCTGGGAACTGAGTGAACAAATTGATCTTG ATAAACTGGCCAAAGCTCTGCCAGAGATCGAGGAAATAGCTAAATTACTTCCTGACTTTGATAAGATAGGCGAGAACTTCACTTTCCTCAAAAGCCTCCTGTCCTCTG AAACATCAGGCGATCCTCCGCTAAAAGCCACAGACTCTTCGACTGCAGCCGCACAAGAAGGCAGcgacaaacaatacaaaaag TCATCGGACAAAGAAAGAGTAGACCTGCTTCAAGAAGAACTGCTCCGTACGCAG CTAAAATATCAGCGCATGCTGGAAaggctggagaaggagaatAAAGAGCTGAGGAAAGTGGTGCTGCAAAAAGACGATAAAGGGATTCACCAAAGGAAAGTCAAG AAATCCCTTATTGACCTGTATTCTGAAGTCCTGGACATCTTGTCAGACTATGATGCCAACTACAACACCCAGGATCACCTTCCCAGG GTGGTTGTGGTTGGCGATCAGAGTGCTGGGAAGACCAGTGTGCTGGAGATGATCGCGCAGGCCAGGATCTTCCCCCGGGGCTCAGGAGAGATGATGACCCGCTCTCCTGTCAAG GTAACACTGAGCGAAGGCCCACACCACGTAGCCATGTTTAAGGACAGTGGCCGAGAGTTTGACCTTTCTAAGGAGGAGGAC CTCGCTGCTCTGAGGCATGAGATTGAgctgaggatgaggaagagtgTGAAGGCGGGACAGACCGTCAGCTGTGAG ACAATATCCTTGAGTGTTAAAGGCCCCGGCATCCAGAGGATGGTGCTTGTTGACTTACCAGGAGTCATCAGT ACTGTGACTGCAGGCATGGCGTCGGATACAAAGGAAACCATCTTTAGCATCAGCAAGGCATACATGCAGAACCCCAATGCAATCATCCTTTGTATTCAGG ATGGCAGCGTGGATGCAGAGAGGAGCATTGTAACAGACTTGGTGAGCCAGATGGACCCACAGGGGAAGAGGACAATCTTTGTCCTGACCAAGGTGGACTTGGCTGAGAAAAACCTGGCCAGCCCAAAccga ATCCAGCAAATAGTGGAAGGAAAGCTGTTTCCCATGAAGGCCCTGGGCTACTTTGCAGTGGTGACAGGAAAAG GAAGCAGCGGGGAAAGCATTGACTCCATTAAAGACTACGAGGAAGAATTCTTCCAGAACTCTAGATTACTAAA GGACGGCATGCTGAAGGCCCACCAAGTGACAACAAAGAACCTGAGCTTGGCCGTCTCCGACTGCTTCTGGAAGATGGTTAGGGAGTCTGTTGAGCAGCAAGCGGATGTCTTCAAAG CATCTCGCTTCAACCTGGAGACTGAGTGGAAGAACAACTACCCTCGCctgagagagctggacagg AATGAACTCTTCGAAAAGGCCAAAAATGAAATCTTGGATGAAGTCATTAGTTTGAGTCAAGTGACTCCACAACACTG GGAGGCCATCTTGCAAAAGAAGTTGTGGGAACGCGTTTCCACCCATGTGATTGAAAACATCTACCTGCCTGCTGCCCAAACAATGGACTCTGGTACCTTTAACACCACTGTAGACATCAAGCTCAAGCAGTGGACCGACAAGCAGCTTCCACACAAAGCGCTTGAG GTTGCCTGGGAGACGCTGCAGGAAGAGTTTGCCCGCTTCATGGCTGAATACAAAGGCAAAGACCAGGACGACATTTTTGACAAGTTGAAGGAGGCTGTGAAGGACGAGAGCATCAAGAGGCACAAGTGGAATGAGAGGGCCATGGACAGCCTG agggtgATCCAGCACAATGCCCTCGAAGACCGCTCCATCACAGACAAGCCCCAGTGGGATGCAGCCATCCAGTTCATGGAGGAGACCCTGCAGTCACGCCTCAAAGACA CTGAGTCAGTAATCAGAGACATGGTCGGTCCAGGCTGGAGGCAGAGGTGGCTGAACTGGATGAACCGCACACCAGATCAG CACATTCGTAATGAGACAAAGAATGAGCTGGAGCGCTTGCTGAAGCTACACGATGAGCACACAGCCTACTTGGCCAATGACGAGGTCACCACAGTCAGGAAGAATCTGGAGGGGCGAGGGGTTGAAGTTGACCCTGTGCTG ATCAAGGACACGTGGCATCAGCTGTATCGCCGACACTTCTTGCAGAAGGCGCTGTCCCACTGTAATCTCTGCAAGAGAGGCTTCTACTACTACCAGAGGCACTTTGTCGACTCTGAG TTGGAGTGCAATGATGTGGTTCTTTTCTGGAGAATCCAGAGGATGCTGGTCATCACAGCTAACACGCTCCGACAACAGCTCACCAACACTGAGG TGCGCCGACTGGAGAAAAATGTaaaggaggtgctggatgactTTGGAGAAGACATGGAGAAGAAAACCCACCTCATCACCGGCCGCCGAGTTCAGCTTGCCGAGGATCTCA
- the opa1 gene encoding dynamin-like GTPase OPA1, mitochondrial isoform X2, whose translation MLRVGNKAACLACRNLVSTNMGVRFRVPLQKLHPLSRAIHHRYSGNTNPQRPPHRTAARYFTSMSRLPMRPPKPPPGSGGRGHQQQRNFWVASLAARLLKLRYILLGSAVGGGYTAKKTYDEWKEMLPDFSEYNWVIPDFVWELSEQIDLDKLAKALPEIEEIAKLLPDFDKIGENFTFLKSLLSSETSGDPPLKATDSSTAAAQEGSDKQYKKGLLGELVLIQQQIQRHEEEVRRAAAANSARPPPPEPAPSPPPNPSPPQEKRKSSDKERVDLLQEELLRTQLKYQRMLERLEKENKELRKVVLQKDDKGIHQRKVKKSLIDLYSEVLDILSDYDANYNTQDHLPRVVVVGDQSAGKTSVLEMIAQARIFPRGSGEMMTRSPVKVTLSEGPHHVAMFKDSGREFDLSKEEDLAALRHEIELRMRKSVKAGQTVSCETISLSVKGPGIQRMVLVDLPGVISTVTAGMASDTKETIFSISKAYMQNPNAIILCIQDGSVDAERSIVTDLVSQMDPQGKRTIFVLTKVDLAEKNLASPNRIQQIVEGKLFPMKALGYFAVVTGKGSSGESIDSIKDYEEEFFQNSRLLKDGMLKAHQVTTKNLSLAVSDCFWKMVRESVEQQADVFKASRFNLETEWKNNYPRLRELDRNELFEKAKNEILDEVISLSQVTPQHWEAILQKKLWERVSTHVIENIYLPAAQTMDSGTFNTTVDIKLKQWTDKQLPHKALEVAWETLQEEFARFMAEYKGKDQDDIFDKLKEAVKDESIKRHKWNERAMDSLRVIQHNALEDRSITDKPQWDAAIQFMEETLQSRLKDTESVIRDMVGPGWRQRWLNWMNRTPDQHIRNETKNELERLLKLHDEHTAYLANDEVTTVRKNLEGRGVEVDPVLIKDTWHQLYRRHFLQKALSHCNLCKRGFYYYQRHFVDSELECNDVVLFWRIQRMLVITANTLRQQLTNTEVRRLEKNVKEVLDDFGEDMEKKTHLITGRRVQLAEDLKKVREIQEKLEAFIEALHKEK comes from the exons ATGCTGCGTGTCGGGAATAAAGCTGCCTG CCTGGCCTGCAGAAATCTGGTCTCCACCAACATGGGGGTGAGATTTCGGGTACCGCTGCAGAAGCTGCACCCTCTGTCACGTGCCATCCACCACCGCTACTCTGGAAACACCAACCCCCAGCGACCCCCTCACCGCACGGCAGCCCGCTACTTTACCTCCATGTCACGGTTGCCCATGCGGCCTCCCAAGCCTCCCCCAGGGTCAGGGGGCCGcggccaccagcagcagcgcAACTTCTGGGTGGCAAGCCTCGCTGCCCGCCTGCTGAAGCTCCGATACATTCTGCTGGGCTCGGCAGTGGGCGGAGGGTACACCGCTAAAAAG ACCTATGATGAGTGGAAGGAGATGCTACCTGATTTTAGTGAATACAACTGGGTCATACCGGATTTTGTCTGGGAACTGAGTGAACAAATTGATCTTG ATAAACTGGCCAAAGCTCTGCCAGAGATCGAGGAAATAGCTAAATTACTTCCTGACTTTGATAAGATAGGCGAGAACTTCACTTTCCTCAAAAGCCTCCTGTCCTCTG AAACATCAGGCGATCCTCCGCTAAAAGCCACAGACTCTTCGACTGCAGCCGCACAAGAAGGCAGcgacaaacaatacaaaaag GGTCTGCTTGGCGAGCTCGTTCTTATTCAGCAGCAGATCCAGCGGCACGAGGAGGAGGTCCGGCGGGCCGCAGCAGCCAATAGTGCACGTCCCCCACCGCCAGAGCCTGCTCCCAGTCCGCCTCCGAACCCCAGTCCCCCTCAAGAGAAACGCAAG TCATCGGACAAAGAAAGAGTAGACCTGCTTCAAGAAGAACTGCTCCGTACGCAG CTAAAATATCAGCGCATGCTGGAAaggctggagaaggagaatAAAGAGCTGAGGAAAGTGGTGCTGCAAAAAGACGATAAAGGGATTCACCAAAGGAAAGTCAAG AAATCCCTTATTGACCTGTATTCTGAAGTCCTGGACATCTTGTCAGACTATGATGCCAACTACAACACCCAGGATCACCTTCCCAGG GTGGTTGTGGTTGGCGATCAGAGTGCTGGGAAGACCAGTGTGCTGGAGATGATCGCGCAGGCCAGGATCTTCCCCCGGGGCTCAGGAGAGATGATGACCCGCTCTCCTGTCAAG GTAACACTGAGCGAAGGCCCACACCACGTAGCCATGTTTAAGGACAGTGGCCGAGAGTTTGACCTTTCTAAGGAGGAGGAC CTCGCTGCTCTGAGGCATGAGATTGAgctgaggatgaggaagagtgTGAAGGCGGGACAGACCGTCAGCTGTGAG ACAATATCCTTGAGTGTTAAAGGCCCCGGCATCCAGAGGATGGTGCTTGTTGACTTACCAGGAGTCATCAGT ACTGTGACTGCAGGCATGGCGTCGGATACAAAGGAAACCATCTTTAGCATCAGCAAGGCATACATGCAGAACCCCAATGCAATCATCCTTTGTATTCAGG ATGGCAGCGTGGATGCAGAGAGGAGCATTGTAACAGACTTGGTGAGCCAGATGGACCCACAGGGGAAGAGGACAATCTTTGTCCTGACCAAGGTGGACTTGGCTGAGAAAAACCTGGCCAGCCCAAAccga ATCCAGCAAATAGTGGAAGGAAAGCTGTTTCCCATGAAGGCCCTGGGCTACTTTGCAGTGGTGACAGGAAAAG GAAGCAGCGGGGAAAGCATTGACTCCATTAAAGACTACGAGGAAGAATTCTTCCAGAACTCTAGATTACTAAA GGACGGCATGCTGAAGGCCCACCAAGTGACAACAAAGAACCTGAGCTTGGCCGTCTCCGACTGCTTCTGGAAGATGGTTAGGGAGTCTGTTGAGCAGCAAGCGGATGTCTTCAAAG CATCTCGCTTCAACCTGGAGACTGAGTGGAAGAACAACTACCCTCGCctgagagagctggacagg AATGAACTCTTCGAAAAGGCCAAAAATGAAATCTTGGATGAAGTCATTAGTTTGAGTCAAGTGACTCCACAACACTG GGAGGCCATCTTGCAAAAGAAGTTGTGGGAACGCGTTTCCACCCATGTGATTGAAAACATCTACCTGCCTGCTGCCCAAACAATGGACTCTGGTACCTTTAACACCACTGTAGACATCAAGCTCAAGCAGTGGACCGACAAGCAGCTTCCACACAAAGCGCTTGAG GTTGCCTGGGAGACGCTGCAGGAAGAGTTTGCCCGCTTCATGGCTGAATACAAAGGCAAAGACCAGGACGACATTTTTGACAAGTTGAAGGAGGCTGTGAAGGACGAGAGCATCAAGAGGCACAAGTGGAATGAGAGGGCCATGGACAGCCTG agggtgATCCAGCACAATGCCCTCGAAGACCGCTCCATCACAGACAAGCCCCAGTGGGATGCAGCCATCCAGTTCATGGAGGAGACCCTGCAGTCACGCCTCAAAGACA CTGAGTCAGTAATCAGAGACATGGTCGGTCCAGGCTGGAGGCAGAGGTGGCTGAACTGGATGAACCGCACACCAGATCAG CACATTCGTAATGAGACAAAGAATGAGCTGGAGCGCTTGCTGAAGCTACACGATGAGCACACAGCCTACTTGGCCAATGACGAGGTCACCACAGTCAGGAAGAATCTGGAGGGGCGAGGGGTTGAAGTTGACCCTGTGCTG ATCAAGGACACGTGGCATCAGCTGTATCGCCGACACTTCTTGCAGAAGGCGCTGTCCCACTGTAATCTCTGCAAGAGAGGCTTCTACTACTACCAGAGGCACTTTGTCGACTCTGAG TTGGAGTGCAATGATGTGGTTCTTTTCTGGAGAATCCAGAGGATGCTGGTCATCACAGCTAACACGCTCCGACAACAGCTCACCAACACTGAGG TGCGCCGACTGGAGAAAAATGTaaaggaggtgctggatgactTTGGAGAAGACATGGAGAAGAAAACCCACCTCATCACCGGCCGCCGAGTTCAGCTTGCCGAGGATCTCA